Proteins from a single region of Rhodospirillales bacterium:
- a CDS encoding MCP four helix bundle domain-containing protein, whose product MLDRFNNLAIRTKVTLAFAMALLVTVALGAFSLDRLAGINQQTQVVTQNWLPSLQAIGDLNDAIGKYRRLQANHILSTTGKEMDGYEAEMQETAGRIAKIRAAYEPLISTDEERALYNNFSRLWEIYLEKSKEVIELSRNNENDKAGNIFNTTLREAFNSAHNPVKNDVALNVREANNAARFGEELYNSTFILVVIVLVVAAMICCVSGFLIVVSVSRPIAAMTATMRKLAARDLACEINGVGRRDEIGGMAAALQVFKDNMITADRLAAEQEAERKNKERRAEALDSLTKGFEAKVGQLAASLSSAAGEMQSAAEAMSTAADQSNQQALTVASSAEQASANVQTVASAAEQLSSSISEISRQVTQSSRITQQAVEEARRVDGTMQALVEGAQKISEVVGLINDIASQTNLLALNATIESARAGEAGKGFAVVASEVKSLSGQTAQATDQIAGQAAQMQAVTKDAVAAIEEISRVIAEISEIATGIASAIEQQNAATQEIASNVQGAARGTQEVTSSIAAVKETASGAGSAAGQVLGASKHVAEQSAQLTRELNTFLAQVKAA is encoded by the coding sequence ATGTTGGATCGGTTCAATAACCTGGCGATCAGAACGAAGGTGACGCTGGCCTTTGCCATGGCCCTTCTCGTCACCGTGGCACTGGGCGCCTTCTCCTTGGATCGCTTGGCCGGCATCAATCAACAGACCCAGGTAGTCACGCAGAATTGGCTGCCGAGCCTGCAGGCCATCGGTGATCTCAATGACGCGATCGGCAAGTATCGCCGGCTGCAGGCCAACCACATCCTGTCGACGACCGGTAAGGAAATGGATGGCTACGAGGCCGAGATGCAGGAGACGGCGGGCCGGATCGCCAAAATTCGCGCCGCCTATGAGCCGCTGATTTCGACGGACGAGGAGCGAGCGCTGTACAACAACTTCTCTCGCCTCTGGGAGATTTATCTCGAAAAATCAAAGGAGGTTATCGAATTATCGCGCAATAACGAAAATGATAAGGCAGGAAACATATTCAATACAACACTGCGCGAAGCGTTTAATTCTGCCCACAATCCCGTTAAAAATGACGTCGCGTTGAATGTCCGCGAAGCCAATAATGCGGCACGATTCGGCGAAGAACTCTACAATTCGACGTTCATACTTGTGGTCATCGTTCTTGTCGTCGCCGCGATGATTTGCTGCGTTAGTGGCTTTTTGATCGTGGTCAGTGTTTCGCGACCGATCGCGGCGATGACCGCGACGATGCGCAAGCTTGCCGCCCGCGATCTTGCCTGCGAGATCAATGGGGTCGGCCGTCGCGACGAGATCGGTGGCATGGCCGCGGCGTTGCAGGTGTTCAAGGACAACATGATCACCGCCGATCGCCTCGCGGCTGAGCAAGAGGCAGAGCGCAAGAACAAGGAACGGCGCGCAGAAGCACTCGACTCGCTGACGAAGGGCTTCGAGGCCAAGGTGGGGCAGCTCGCCGCGTCGCTGTCCTCGGCGGCGGGTGAGATGCAATCTGCGGCGGAGGCGATGTCGACCGCGGCCGATCAGAGCAATCAGCAGGCATTGACGGTGGCCTCATCTGCCGAGCAGGCATCAGCGAACGTCCAGACAGTCGCGAGCGCGGCCGAACAATTGTCCTCGTCGATCAGCGAGATCAGCCGTCAGGTGACGCAGTCCTCGCGGATCACCCAGCAGGCGGTCGAGGAGGCTCGCCGCGTTGACGGCACCATGCAGGCTTTGGTCGAGGGCGCGCAGAAAATCAGCGAAGTGGTCGGGCTGATCAACGATATCGCCAGTCAAACCAACCTTCTTGCCCTCAACGCCACGATCGAATCTGCGCGCGCCGGTGAGGCTGGCAAGGGTTTCGCGGTGGTCGCCAGCGAAGTGAAATCGTTATCCGGGCAGACGGCTCAGGCGACCGATCAGATCGCCGGCCAGGCGGCGCAGATGCAGGCGGTGACCAAGGACGCGGTAGCAGCGATTGAGGAGATCAGTCGGGTGATCGCCGAGATCAGCGAAATTGCCACGGGAATCGCCTCGGCCATCGAACAGCAGAACGCGGCGACGCAGGAGATTGCCAGCAACGTTCAGGGCGCGGCGCGGGGGACTCAGGAGGTCACCAGCAGCATCGCCGCCGTCAAGGAGACGGCGAGTGGCGCCGGATCGGCTGCGGGCCAAGTGCTCGGTGCCTCGAAGCACGTTGCCGAGCAGTCCGCGCAGTTGACCCGCGAGTTGAACACCTTCCTGGCCCAGGTCAAAGCCGCGTAA
- the nikR gene encoding nickel-responsive transcriptional regulator NikR — MQRITISVDDALLAEFDALMQLRGYSNRSEAFRDLVRERLERERFASVSAPACIGCLTYVYDHSERELPRRLIEAQHAHHDLTISTIHLHLDHENCMEAAILRGPTQQVTAFAGTITAQRGVRHGHLWLVPVDLRLDSHEHTVGDHPSEPHVHSRPKT, encoded by the coding sequence ATGCAGCGGATCACGATCTCCGTCGACGACGCGTTGCTCGCGGAGTTCGACGCACTCATGCAACTTCGCGGCTACAGCAACCGCTCGGAGGCTTTTCGCGACCTCGTGCGCGAGCGGCTGGAGCGAGAGCGCTTCGCCAGCGTCTCGGCGCCCGCCTGCATCGGGTGCCTGACCTATGTCTACGATCATTCAGAGCGGGAATTGCCGCGACGCCTGATCGAGGCGCAGCACGCGCACCACGATCTGACGATCTCGACGATCCACCTTCATCTCGATCATGAAAATTGCATGGAGGCCGCCATCCTGCGCGGGCCGACGCAGCAGGTCACCGCTTTCGCCGGCACCATCACCGCACAACGCGGCGTCCGCCACGGTCATCTCTGGCTCGTGCCTGTCGACCTTCGCCTCGACAGCCACGAGCACACCGTCGGAGATCATCCCAGCGAGCCGCATGTCCATAGCCGACCGAAAACTTAA
- a CDS encoding DUF4198 domain-containing protein produces the protein MSASNSASNASSTEIVIRCIAWVSHRSLVRDGPCIRADAWYEEFADHHTGAGRGKSIAQINDAGPPPGPPTKNRWRRDIRTSTTGAIVSVGFLLLAPGGDAQAHFQVVKPSTDTVTAESGGNVLIDLIFTHPMERGPVMTMERPQRFGVKSGGTIENLDARLRATTHDGKQAWQASYEIKTPADYVFFVEAKPYWEPSEGKMIVHYAKVVVDAYGAGEGWDELVGLPVEIRPLTRPYGVWTGNVFRGVLERDGRPVPDAEVEVEWMNDSSVTPPSDVFITQVVKTDAAGEFAYGLPRAGWWGFAALTQGEKTMKNPAGKDVPVELGALMWIRAVDMK, from the coding sequence ATGAGTGCGTCGAACTCCGCGAGCAACGCGTCGTCGACGGAGATCGTGATCCGCTGCATCGCCTGGGTCTCCCATCGTTCCTTGGTGCGCGACGGTCCTTGCATTCGCGCCGACGCGTGGTATGAAGAATTCGCAGATCATCATACCGGCGCGGGGCGCGGCAAAAGCATCGCGCAAATCAACGATGCCGGACCGCCACCCGGTCCGCCAACCAAGAATCGATGGAGACGGGACATACGAACATCGACGACAGGGGCGATCGTAAGCGTTGGTTTTCTCCTACTCGCGCCCGGCGGAGATGCGCAGGCGCATTTCCAGGTGGTTAAGCCCTCGACCGACACGGTTACCGCGGAAAGCGGTGGTAACGTTCTGATCGATCTTATCTTCACGCACCCGATGGAGCGCGGCCCGGTGATGACCATGGAGCGCCCCCAACGCTTCGGCGTCAAATCGGGCGGCACGATCGAGAATCTCGATGCGCGTCTGCGGGCGACGACGCACGACGGCAAGCAGGCGTGGCAGGCGTCCTACGAGATCAAGACACCGGCGGACTACGTCTTTTTCGTCGAGGCGAAGCCGTACTGGGAGCCCAGTGAAGGCAAGATGATCGTGCACTACGCCAAGGTCGTCGTCGATGCCTACGGAGCGGGTGAAGGCTGGGACGAACTGGTCGGGTTGCCGGTGGAAATCCGTCCGCTGACCCGTCCTTACGGCGTTTGGACAGGCAACGTTTTCCGCGGTGTCCTCGAGCGCGATGGCCGGCCGGTGCCCGACGCCGAGGTCGAGGTCGAATGGATGAACGACAGCTCGGTGACGCCGCCGTCGGATGTCTTCATTACCCAGGTGGTCAAGACCGACGCCGCGGGCGAATTCGCCTACGGCCTGCCGCGCGCCGGCTGGTGGGGCTTCGCCGCCTTGACTCAAGGCGAGAAGACGATGAAGAACCCGGCCGGCAAGGATGTCCCGGTCGAACTCGGTGCGCTGATGTGGATCCGCGCCGTGGACATGAAGTAG
- the cbiM gene encoding cobalt transporter CbiM: protein MAHIPDGVLSAPVLVGGVAAASMLLAVSLKRLDYEKIPQAALLSAVFFVASLVHIPVGPTSVHPLLGGLIGLVLGWSAVPAILVALTLQALFFGFGGLSTLGVNVVDMAVPALLIAAVLGPLLRRLELPRAIFALGACAGAGAVALTALFVCAALALSGPEYRPALGIVLLSYGPLMVIEGALTGAAVVLLKKVKPEILGVGSPAHA from the coding sequence ATGGCGCATATTCCGGATGGCGTGCTTTCGGCGCCGGTGCTGGTCGGTGGCGTCGCCGCCGCGTCCATGCTTCTCGCCGTCTCGCTCAAGCGATTGGATTACGAAAAGATCCCACAGGCGGCGTTGCTGTCCGCCGTGTTCTTCGTCGCGTCGCTGGTCCACATCCCGGTCGGTCCGACGAGCGTTCATCCCCTGCTCGGCGGGCTGATAGGCCTTGTGCTCGGCTGGTCCGCCGTACCGGCGATCCTGGTGGCGCTGACCTTGCAGGCCCTCTTTTTCGGCTTTGGCGGCCTGAGCACTCTCGGGGTCAATGTCGTCGACATGGCCGTGCCGGCGCTTTTGATCGCGGCCGTTCTTGGCCCGCTTTTGCGTCGACTCGAATTACCGCGCGCCATCTTTGCACTTGGCGCATGCGCGGGAGCCGGCGCGGTCGCGCTGACTGCGCTGTTCGTCTGCGCGGCTCTGGCGCTGAGCGGCCCTGAATATCGTCCCGCCCTCGGCATCGTGCTGCTGAGTTACGGGCCGCTGATGGTGATTGAGGGGGCGCTGACCGGTGCGGCGGTGGTGCTGCTGAAGAAGGTCAAGCCGGAGATCCTCGGCGTGGGGAGTCCGGCGCATGCCTGA
- the cbiQ gene encoding cobalt ECF transporter T component CbiQ, protein MNLLTADARNGNGEETGFVQKVEPRVRILLSLIFAAVTLALRSPALLAAALALAGALACLARLPPAPLLRRLLALEAFMVPVVLFLPFTAPGPAIAEIAGYALSRDGIEQALRLVLTSNAVALTLLSLVGTIEPTTLGHALLQLGVPDKLARMLLLTVRYVAVLHGEYARLRLAMRARAFQPHSDRHTWTSFGYLFGMLLVRSFERSERVGQAMKCRGFSGRFLTLDALPPTRADWAFAGVLSAAIATLGVCQFVVA, encoded by the coding sequence ATGAACCTGCTCACCGCCGACGCCCGAAATGGCAACGGGGAAGAAACGGGCTTCGTCCAAAAGGTCGAGCCTCGCGTGCGCATTCTCTTGAGCCTCATCTTCGCGGCGGTGACCTTGGCGCTGCGTTCTCCCGCGCTGCTGGCTGCGGCGCTGGCGCTGGCGGGCGCGCTCGCCTGTCTGGCACGCCTGCCGCCCGCGCCGCTGCTGCGCCGACTTCTCGCGCTCGAGGCCTTCATGGTGCCGGTCGTGCTGTTCCTGCCGTTCACCGCGCCGGGGCCGGCCATCGCCGAGATCGCCGGCTACGCGCTCAGCCGCGACGGCATAGAGCAGGCGCTGCGCCTGGTTCTGACCAGCAACGCCGTTGCTCTCACCCTGCTGTCGCTCGTCGGCACCATCGAGCCGACGACGCTGGGGCATGCGCTGCTGCAACTGGGCGTTCCCGACAAGCTCGCGCGCATGCTGCTGTTGACGGTGCGTTACGTTGCCGTGCTACACGGCGAGTACGCCCGGCTCCGGCTCGCCATGCGGGCGCGGGCGTTCCAGCCGCACTCCGACCGCCATACGTGGACGAGCTTCGGCTACCTTTTCGGCATGCTGCTCGTCCGCAGCTTCGAGCGTTCGGAGCGCGTTGGTCAGGCAATGAAATGTCGCGGCTTTTCCGGCCGCTTTCTGACGCTGGACGCATTGCCGCCGACACGCGCCGATTGGGCCTTCGCAGGTGTCTTGTCCGCCGCGATTGCCACGCTCGGTGTTTGCCAGTTCGTCGTAGCGTGA
- a CDS encoding ABC transporter ATP-binding protein: MTLLFSLQDVGFAYPHGPAILSRVNFELRPRERVAIIGANGSGKTTLLHLLVGLCKPTAGYLVAFGAARSSEADFREVRARAALLFQDPEDQLFCPTVLEDVAFGPLNLGKTRKQAVGIAERVLLALGLEGYGARITHKLSGGEKRLVSLAAVLAMEPDALLLDEPSNGLDTAAHARLIHHLAALPQALVLVSHDERLIEALATRTLLLRDGELQTLNRSETSDATPDTTESRQQPLPIS; encoded by the coding sequence GTGACACTGCTCTTTTCGCTGCAGGACGTCGGCTTTGCCTATCCCCATGGGCCCGCGATTCTCTCGCGGGTCAACTTCGAGTTGCGGCCGCGGGAGCGCGTGGCGATCATCGGCGCCAACGGCTCCGGCAAGACGACACTGCTGCACCTGCTCGTCGGATTGTGCAAACCGACAGCCGGATACCTCGTCGCTTTCGGTGCGGCGCGGAGCAGCGAAGCGGATTTTCGCGAGGTCCGCGCCCGCGCAGCGCTCCTCTTCCAGGACCCCGAAGACCAGCTCTTCTGCCCGACCGTCCTCGAAGACGTGGCGTTCGGTCCGCTGAACCTCGGCAAAACCCGCAAGCAGGCGGTTGGCATCGCCGAGCGCGTCCTTTTGGCGCTGGGCCTTGAGGGCTACGGCGCGCGCATCACCCACAAGTTGTCCGGCGGTGAAAAGCGGCTGGTCTCACTGGCAGCGGTGCTGGCGATGGAGCCCGATGCTCTGCTGCTTGACGAGCCGAGCAACGGGCTCGATACCGCTGCGCACGCGCGCCTGATCCATCACCTTGCCGCCTTGCCGCAAGCCCTCGTTCTCGTCTCCCACGACGAGCGCCTGATCGAAGCCTTGGCGACGCGCACTCTGCTGCTGCGTGATGGCGAGCTACAGACGCTCAACCGCTCGGAAACTTCCGACGCCACTCCCGATACGACCGAGAGTCGACAACAACCCCTCCCGATTAGCTGA
- a CDS encoding hemolysin III family protein, whose amino-acid sequence MAYRTWGVRTSLPRPLSRNERIADCCVNGVAISAGLVGVVVLMVVAIPQANDRLTMSLLVYAAGLLAMLTTSALYNALPSSRHKDLLRRLDHAAIFLMIAGTYTPFLQMKLDAGWARWLLVYVWAVAGVGVTLKLIWINRFERLSVLLYLFLGWTILVVIGPLSTAMATPAVVLLAIGGVLYSAGVLFHLWEQLAYQQAIWHGFVAAAAACHYAAVLGGVVLSGGFS is encoded by the coding sequence ATGGCGTATCGAACCTGGGGTGTTCGCACTTCCCTGCCACGCCCGCTCAGCCGCAATGAAAGGATCGCCGATTGTTGCGTGAACGGCGTGGCGATCTCCGCCGGTCTCGTCGGTGTCGTCGTGCTTATGGTGGTGGCAATCCCGCAGGCAAATGACCGGCTGACGATGAGCCTGCTGGTTTACGCCGCCGGACTGCTGGCGATGTTGACAACTTCAGCGCTTTACAACGCCTTGCCCTCCTCGCGGCACAAGGACCTCCTGCGCCGGCTCGATCACGCGGCGATCTTCCTGATGATCGCCGGGACCTACACGCCGTTTTTGCAGATGAAGCTCGACGCCGGATGGGCACGCTGGCTGTTGGTCTACGTCTGGGCGGTCGCCGGCGTCGGCGTGACGCTCAAGCTGATCTGGATAAACCGCTTCGAGCGCCTCTCCGTCCTGCTTTACCTTTTCCTCGGCTGGACCATTCTGGTGGTGATCGGCCCCTTGTCGACTGCGATGGCGACTCCGGCCGTCGTGCTGCTGGCGATCGGGGGCGTGCTTTACAGTGCCGGCGTCCTGTTTCATCTCTGGGAACAACTCGCCTACCAGCAGGCCATCTGGCATGGCTTCGTCGCCGCCGCCGCCGCCTGCCACTATGCGGCCGTGCTGGGTGGCGTTGTCCTGTCCGGCGGGTTCAGCTAA
- a CDS encoding LysR family transcriptional regulator has protein sequence MSRSDLADLADFAAVAVHRSFRRAAVERGVSPSALSHAVRGLEERLGVRLLNRTTRSVRLSAAGERLFASLHPALADIASAIETVNAFRDTPRGTVRVNVSRAAARLILAPVIARFIAAYPAIHLEIATDDRLIDIVAGGFDAGIRFGERIAQDMVAVRVSRDVRFSVVGAPDYFAQRPPPQTPHDLRAHACIRYRFASGALYAWELEKDGVELEVDVDGPLTLDDQMLMLDAALGGAGLAFVFEAYAAQHLDSGRLMRVLADWCPPFPGLFLYYPSRRQLPAGLRALIEMLRVSD, from the coding sequence ATTTCGCGCTCCGACCTCGCAGATCTCGCCGACTTCGCCGCCGTCGCCGTTCATCGGAGCTTCCGCCGCGCGGCTGTCGAGCGCGGTGTGTCGCCGTCGGCGCTCAGCCACGCTGTGCGCGGCCTCGAAGAACGGCTCGGCGTGCGCCTGCTCAACCGCACGACGCGCAGTGTCCGCCTGTCGGCGGCAGGTGAGCGGCTGTTCGCCAGCCTGCATCCGGCGCTCGCCGACATCGCTTCGGCGATCGAAACGGTGAACGCGTTTCGCGACACGCCGAGGGGCACGGTGCGCGTAAACGTCAGCCGCGCCGCGGCACGGCTGATCCTGGCGCCGGTCATTGCCCGCTTCATCGCGGCCTACCCGGCGATTCACCTCGAGATCGCCACCGATGACCGGCTGATCGATATCGTCGCCGGCGGTTTCGATGCCGGAATCCGCTTCGGCGAGCGGATTGCCCAGGACATGGTGGCGGTCCGCGTCAGCCGGGACGTGCGCTTTTCCGTCGTGGGAGCGCCGGATTACTTCGCGCAGCGGCCGCCACCTCAGACGCCGCACGACCTGCGCGCGCACGCCTGCATTCGCTACCGCTTCGCCAGCGGCGCGCTCTATGCCTGGGAACTGGAGAAGGACGGCGTTGAACTTGAGGTCGACGTCGACGGCCCGCTCACCCTCGACGACCAGATGCTGATGCTTGACGCGGCGCTGGGGGGTGCCGGACTGGCCTTTGTCTTCGAGGCATACGCCGCACAGCATCTCGACAGCGGACGACTGATGCGCGTCCTCGCCGACTGGTGTCCGCCATTTCCCGGCCTGTTCCTATATTATCCCAGTCGCCGGCAACTGCCGGCGGGACTGCGCGCGCTGATCGAGATGCTGCGCGTCAGCGATTGA
- a CDS encoding aldo/keto reductase — MQRRTLGQTGQSISAIGLGCMGMSEFYGTRDDAQSLDTLAAALDLGIDFFDTADMYGSGHNEELVGRFLAGRRDRVVLATKFGIVRVPGSNERRIDNSPAYVRAACEASLKRLGVEVIDLYYAHRRDRSVPIEETVGAMAELVAAGKVRFLGLSEVSPATLRRAHAVHPIAAVQSEYSLWTRDPEGGMLDACRDIGATFVAYSPLGRAFLTGAVVSVDALAPDDFRRQNPRFQGEAFVSNKRLADALATFAAARGKTPAQIALAWLIGKEPRVVPIPGTKRRDYLHENAAAVKITLTPDEISTLDAMFAPSAIAAERYAAAGMQSIEA; from the coding sequence ATGCAACGACGAACCCTCGGCCAGACCGGGCAGAGCATTTCCGCCATTGGCCTCGGTTGCATGGGCATGTCCGAGTTCTACGGTACCCGCGACGACGCGCAGTCACTGGACACGCTGGCCGCCGCCCTTGATCTCGGCATCGATTTTTTCGATACCGCCGATATGTACGGCTCCGGGCATAACGAAGAGTTAGTTGGACGCTTTCTTGCCGGCCGGCGCGATCGGGTGGTGCTGGCGACGAAGTTCGGCATCGTCCGCGTGCCGGGCTCGAATGAGCGGCGGATCGACAATTCGCCGGCCTACGTCCGTGCCGCCTGCGAGGCGTCGCTCAAGCGGCTGGGCGTCGAGGTGATCGATCTTTACTACGCGCACCGTCGCGATCGCAGCGTTCCGATCGAGGAGACGGTGGGGGCGATGGCTGAACTCGTTGCCGCCGGCAAGGTGCGGTTTCTCGGGCTCTCGGAAGTCTCGCCGGCGACCTTGCGCCGCGCCCACGCGGTGCACCCGATCGCCGCCGTGCAGAGCGAATACTCCTTGTGGACGCGGGACCCGGAAGGCGGGATGCTCGACGCCTGCCGCGACATCGGCGCGACCTTCGTCGCCTACTCGCCGCTCGGCCGCGCGTTTCTCACCGGCGCGGTGGTCTCCGTCGACGCGCTTGCTCCGGACGATTTCCGCCGGCAGAATCCGCGATTCCAGGGTGAAGCGTTCGTCAGCAACAAGCGCCTCGCCGATGCGCTGGCGACGTTTGCCGCCGCACGGGGAAAAACGCCGGCGCAGATTGCCCTTGCCTGGCTGATTGGCAAGGAGCCGCGCGTCGTGCCGATCCCGGGGACGAAACGGCGAGACTATCTGCACGAGAACGCGGCAGCCGTAAAGATTACCCTCACGCCCGACGAGATAAGCACGCTCGACGCAATGTTTGCTCCCTCCGCCATCGCCGCCGAGCGCTATGCCGCGGCAGGAATGCAGAGCATCGAGGCCTGA